DNA from Archaeoglobaceae archaeon:
TTCGTCTGGGAGAAATACATCGTTGTGGGTGTTCCTGATGGGACAACTGATGAATTTGTCTATGAATTCAAATCCACGGGTAGTGAATTTCTTTTGAAATACATAAAACGGGTCGCTTTTGCCCAAGCAGATCTTCCTGAGTCGCAACTTGAACCAATATACAACTATGCAAGAGCTTATAAAAACGGAAGACCGCTTGTTCTCGGAAGTATCCCAATTCTTGAGAAACGTGAGATTACTTTTTTGATCTGGAGTATGACCTTAGTAGTTCCTGCTGAAAACGAGTATCAAGAGCGAAAAATCCTCATGGAATTCGCTAAAGTAAGTGAAAACAAGCTATATGTAACTTACGCAGGTCCTGCGGCTGATAAACGTGTGCTTCAGAAAAGTCTTCAAAAGCACGGGATCCTATTTCCAAGAAATTGTGAGATTGTGGATCTACTCGATGACATTATTGAACCTGGAAAACCAGAAAAGCAAAGGATTTTTCTGCCAGTGAAGGTGCGTGGGGAAAAAGAACTTGCGGATATCTCGGTTTTATTCCGAATCCGCAAGTTAGAATACGTAATTGATGGGAAGCATTCTCAGAATTTAGAAATTATCTAAAAAGCGAAAACCCTATGGAAAAAGAATGCTTGAAGCAACAACTGCTTATCTAAAACGAAGATCTAAAAAGGTTAAGGCGTATATTTGAGGCACTAAGTTCTTTGTCGGGAACTTAATAGCTACCCGAGTGGTTTTTCTTCAGGTTGCCAACTCCACACATGGGAAGAAAGCCAAGCGGTAGAGTTAATTGTTCCGTGTGGATAAAGATCTTCTCTCAGAGTTGCGAGAGATTGCTAAAGTTCAAAGCGTTTCCATTTCAGATTTAATCGAGCGGAAAATACTCGAATTGATAAAAGAGTTTGATTCTAAGAAAGGCGAATCTCATATGCGAAAAAATTTCTCATATGGGATATCCAGCGAAAATAAAACTCCACAGCCTCCAAAACGAGAATCAAGCCATTCAAAAAATCGAGAATTTAACGATAGCCTCTTAAATTGCTCAAATTCCCGCAAGGAATGGGCTCGGCCGGATTCGAACCGGCGATCTCCGCCGTGTAAGGGTAACTTTTTCCCAGAAATAAGCTCGGAAAACCTTCCGTTTAACTTCTGGAGCTTTTACAAAAAACATGAGAAAGATTTTATAAAATGGCTTCAAAATAGAGTAAAATCCGAGAAAATAATGGAAAGCACCGCTAAAGACTACATTTCCGCAATAAAGAAATACTCTGGAGACTTAGAAGATGTTTCGACTCCGAATGATCTTGAAGAGATTCTCCTCGAAGCCAATGGAGACAAAATCCACAAGGGATTGAGAAATTTTTTCAACTTCCTTGAGGAACAGGATGTGGACTTCATCGGAGAATTTCCCTTGAGCAAGTGGAGAAAGAAGTGCAAGATCCCACAATATGGAGCTAAAGAGATCCACATAACCGATGAAGAGCTCAGGAAAGCATATTCCGAAATTAAAAGAGAAGAGATAAAGCTGATCTTTGAGCTAATGGTTTTCTCGGGAGTGAGACTAAAGCACATAATAAGAGCTCTTAACTCCTTCAATTCCCAAGACGTCGTGGTTGTAAACAAGAAAGTCCGCAGATATCCCGCTTTCCGCTTTTCACGGGGAAGTAAAAAGTCTTACTGGATCTACTTCCCAAGTTCTGTGGAATTTAAAAAGCTAAGCATCTCCTACCATGTCGCTCAAAATGAAACACAGATCGGAAGAGTTTCCGCAAGCACAATCCGAAAATGGAACTTCAACTTCCTGATCATGAATGGAGTTCCCGAAAGCGTTGCAGACTTCATCCAGAGAAGAGCTTCCACAACCGTTGGATCCGCTCATTATCTCGCAAAGACCGTTCAAGCTGATATCTGGTATTCGAAGGTTGTGGACAGATTGATCAACACTCTTAAGCTGAGAAGCCATTAGGATTTTTATCGGATAAAGAATGCGTCTTTAAACCCCACTTTCAATCCCATTTTGGTCTGATTTCAACACGGGTATCAATGAGCAGAGAATTATTATATGCTGAATACTTTCAATCCCATTTTGGTCTGATTTCAACTGCTTTTTGGAGAACATAGGTATTCTTGATACGGTAGTCTTTCAATCCCATTTTGGTCTGATTTCAACAAGATACCCGAAACTGATCCATATCGAGAACTCGAAAACTTTCAATCCCATTTTGGTCTGATTTCAACTAGCAAGAAACTAAGCGAGTTTGAAGTATGCGACATACTTTCAATCCCATTTTGGTCTGATTTCAACCAAAGCCACATGGCATCACCTCCTACCCCACAGGGCTCAGCCTTTCAATCCCATTTTGGTCTGATTTCAACTTTCAAAGCTTACACACAGCAAACGATTTGAAATATCCTTTCAATCCCATTTTGGTCTGATTTCAACTTTCAAAATGAAGACTCCCGTTGCCTTAGGCTACCCACTTTCAATCCCATTTTGGTCTGATTTCAACTCATTTCTGACTGCTTCTTCAAGGAGCTTTATATTCGTGCTTTCAATCCCATTTTGGTCTGATTTCAACCCTTATGAATTTTTACTCCTTTCTCAATTTAAAGCTTTCTAATGCCCTCTTTTATTTATATACTCTCGCAAACCTCCAAAGTTGCAACTCATTTATAAAGGTGTGCGACTTTTTTCTTCGCATTCTTTTTGAATAAAATTGAATTTAAAAAGCTTTTTTAAAAAATCAAAGAAATTTCAGCAGGGTAGAGCTTAAGAATAAAAATACAAAAGCCCGGATTTGCAAAAGGAGGAAGTATAAAAAATAAATCTTTGTAATAATAAAGGAAAATTTTATCGCGTGCGACTTGCTGTTTGGGCTTCGATTTTGATTTAAGGCTTTTAAAAGGTTTTTTGCTGAGTTTTAAGGAATTTGCTCAGGGATGAGTGACAAACAGTGTTGCGGACTTCCTTCGAATATTGGCTTCACCACGGGGCTCTTGATGAATTGTATGCGAGACTGAGGGTAGTAAGGGTAGTATATAGAGAAGCCCACTCTACTCGGGCTACTCAGCCTACTCATCGGGATTTTTATCGGATTTCTTATTTTAAGCTATAATCCACATCTCCGCAGAAAAACGATTGAGAATATTCATGCAAAGTAGCATTGCATTATAAAGCTTAATAGGAAGCCCTTTTCTATCCCAATTTTGCCGAAAATCGATTTAGAAAGCTGTTCTATCAGTTTTGAAAATAACTCTGTGGAATAATTCATAATATACAATAGTAGTTCATGAAACTATTTCCCTCAGGACTTGCGAATGTGAGGGGGGGACTATACGGAAAACGTATGTAAAGTATATAAACATTATTTTTTCTATATGAGATATAATATGAATTGAATTAAAACTTAAAATAATATCCAGATTGTTTGGGGACAAAGCAATAAACATTCCACGAGAATTTAGCATAAAAGTATATAAACCTTTGTTATATAAATCTATATATGGAACGTCCCGCCCTGATCGAAGGAGATGCGATCGAACTCGAAAATATAAATAGAATTTACTCGGAGATTCTCCTTTTTATCCACTCAGATAAGAAAATCCTTTTTATTCCTGTCAAAAATCAAAGACGCGTTATGGACTGGATATCAAGGCAAAAAAAGAGAGGAGAGAAAGGGTTTGAAAATATTAAAGCCATGAAACTCGAAGATGTTCTTATAATCATAAAAATTGATACTAAAAAATGACAATATTTCCAAAGATCTTAAAAACTTGTTTCTGAACTTTAAGTCCGGTGAAAATGTTGAAGATTTTTGCGTTATCTTACTGTTGACTAACCTTAAGTATAAGATAACAGTTTTAACCCAAAAACGTTATCATAAAGCCATAAGGAAACTCTCTTCTTACTCAAAATCAAAATTTTAAGTATTCAAAAGAACAACCTAATCTCCCCTTTCAGATGCTTCACGAGAGCTGAGATTCTTTGCAGAGTGGAAGCATCGATCTCTCTCATTGTATTGTGCAAGGTGCTTTTGCGAGGGGGATTCCGATGGTTCCAGCCATGCGATTTTAACAGCTCAAAGTTTTCCTTGCACCATCTTTCAGCATCTCTCAAACTCCAACCATTCTTAATAGCAAGGTAAGCGATAGTATAGAGTATAGCCCTCGGGTGTGGTCTTCTCCCTCTACCAGTTTTATGACTCTGATGAGAAATCATCTTACAGGCTTCAACTATTAGCCCGAACTCACTCTCAAGCCCTGCCATAACACCATCTATAACGCATTTTCGCCTGTCCAAAAATTCGAGTTTTCTGCTGGAGAATAATTAAGAACGGAATGCGGATAACTACAATCTTAAACATAAGCCCTTGAGGAGTTTTTAACCGAGCTTAGACTCTACAGCAAGAAGTGATTTTTCCAAAACTAAAGTCGATCGTAAGCCCTTTCCCTTCTATCTATTTTAAAGACCACGATGACTTTTCTGTCTTCATCAAGAGTATAAATAATCCTGTAATCCCCAACTCTGACTCTGAACGCTTTTCCACCTTTGATTTTGACAGATTTGACAAAATGTGGATTTTTAAGCTCATATAACTTGGCTTTTATCCGTTCAACGTCTTCTTTTGGAAGCTTTTTGAGAAATTTAACAACTTCAGGATGTAAATAAACCTCGTAGGTCATTTCAACACTTCATCAAGTTTCTCGACCGGAATAAAATCGCTAAAATCTCCTTTTTTTATCTTTTCTTCAACTTCTCGAAGCAATTTCTCCTCTTCAGGAGTCAAAATCGAGTCCGCAAGATCTTCTATGGCATCTTCTATCCTTTCAATTCTCTTCTTTATCTCTCTAAGCTCATTGAGTATGTCAACCAGAGATATCGATTCTTGCATGAATGAAGTTGGCTCGGAAATTAATAAGACTTTGCCAAAAAACTTAAGGAAGCTTGATCAAAATCTCATCCGCAAGTTTTTCCTGAGTGTAGTTGAGGATCATATCGAGCTTACTATGGCGAGTTATCTTCGCTATGATCTGTGGACTTACTCCACGCTTTGCAAGGTAGCTTATGAACGCATATCGTAAGCTGTGAGTGTTGAAATCGTATCTCCTCTTTGCGAACATGATCACCGCTTCCTTGCTCGGGATCTCCACAATGTGGTTGGCTTTGATCTGCTCGGGGATTATCATCTTCCTGAACTCCTCTTTCCCTCGCTTCTTCCTGACTTTAACCGCAAGCTCTCGCTCTCCTGTGGACTTGAATAGGCTTATCGCTTCGATGGCTTCGCTTATCCTCGAGCCATTGCGGAGCTGAGTTATGAGAATTGCGAGCTTTGTCTTCCTTCGCAAATTCGTTTCTTCGTTGTAGTCTCTTAAGAGCTTCTTAAGTGTTTTTTCAAAATCAAGCCCTTGATCCCATGTCATACGCTCTTAACTTTTTATAAATCTTTAATGCAATTTTCGCAAGTTTCAAAGCATCAAGATCGTCGTCTCTCACACTTATCATCAAGCCATTCCCGTCTTTTCCCCAATTATAATCGATTTCAACCATTTTAACCCTCTTGGTTTCTTCGAACTTCTTTTCAATTTCTTCAAACTCTTCTACTTCTCCTTCTTCCTCCATCCTTCTCACCACTTCGTGGACAGAAACGAGGGCAAATTCTCGCTTGGCGTGGATGGACTATGAGATCCCACATATAGCAATAGACTTCAGTCTTACCCTTAAAGTTGTCA
Protein-coding regions in this window:
- a CDS encoding type II toxin-antitoxin system RelE/ParE family toxin gives rise to the protein MTYEVYLHPEVVKFLKKLPKEDVERIKAKLYELKNPHFVKSVKIKGGKAFRVRVGDYRIIYTLDEDRKVIVVFKIDRRERAYDRL
- a CDS encoding integrase; translation: MESTAKDYISAIKKYSGDLEDVSTPNDLEEILLEANGDKIHKGLRNFFNFLEEQDVDFIGEFPLSKWRKKCKIPQYGAKEIHITDEELRKAYSEIKREEIKLIFELMVFSGVRLKHIIRALNSFNSQDVVVVNKKVRRYPAFRFSRGSKKSYWIYFPSSVEFKKLSISYHVAQNETQIGRVSASTIRKWNFNFLIMNGVPESVADFIQRRASTTVGSAHYLAKTVQADIWYSKVVDRLINTLKLRSH